The following proteins are co-located in the Trichormus variabilis 0441 genome:
- a CDS encoding type I restriction endonuclease subunit R encodes MPNFISEDDIEQAVLAKLKQQGFKLLNCFTTNPDDLNDRSNRTDKSEVIFSDRLKAAAIRLNPNLPAEAIAQGLETLTNKRQLMSPIAANREIDRLIRDGIPIEYENAQGRSEHGKVRLIDFNDLSHNGNNEYLAVSQLWIKGERNYRRPDILLYINGLPLVFIELKNSNVKLQTAFDDNLSNYKKDIPQLFLTNAFCILSNALETKIGSFTAEWEHFFNWLRVEDEKEKIDRQQIQESGTSLELAIDGLCHPSKLLDYIENFILYHKETQKIIAQNHQFIGVNRAIDAFDHREVKQGKLGVFWHTQGSGKSFSMIFYARKIFRKLTGNFTFVIITDRDDLDGQIYRNFLNTETVKEKEAARPKNSKQLREFLSLNKRIVFTLIQKFRYEKGEEYPILSDRNDIIVIVDEAHRTQYKTLAENMRAGLPNANYLAFTGTPLLGKKRKTNEWFGDYVSEYNFSQSVDDGATVPLFYQKRVPEVLIQNEDLSEEFYQILEDENLDDTQQAKLERKFARETEVIKRDDRLETIAKDIVYHFPRRGYLGKGLVVSLDKFTAVKMYDKVQYHWKAEIKNLVGRIKKSSNDIEKIRLKKILDFMRETEMAVVISLEGSDSEVEKFAKQGLDIKPHRERMNTVDAQGHDIEYQFKDEENSLRLVFVCAMWLTGFDAPTLSTLYLDKPMKDHTLMQTIARANRITSYQIHNVTKTNGEIIDYYNVFRNMKQALADYALGDDGDKEDSPIQEKSNLFELLDDAIAQGLNFCRELGIDLESILKIQETFEKLGQFNQFADTLLQKDEWRKGFFVYQNTITSLYEACKPEIIKKPRPLVFIFQYLRGVIDSIIERKDIDHASLKIAELLDESVVADNQGITTKEYSAEYNIIQTGQVWDLSKINFEQLKAEFSYKPYKNIEITDLRSFIEDKLNKMIQQNTTRTDFAQRLQAIIDKYNAGGSSIDNYYEALVNFTENLKAEAERHIREGLTEDELELFDLLKKDKMTAEETQKVKLAAQSLLHRLIAEQPKVLVQDWYKDMQSQRRVQSVVEAVLDQNLPESYDRALFKFKCDTVFDLMYDHASKGSKWAG; translated from the coding sequence ATGCCTAACTTTATTTCTGAAGATGACATCGAACAAGCGGTACTTGCCAAATTAAAGCAGCAAGGCTTTAAATTACTCAACTGCTTCACAACCAACCCCGACGATCTCAACGACAGATCCAACCGCACAGATAAAAGCGAGGTCATTTTTAGCGATCGCCTGAAAGCAGCAGCAATTCGCCTCAACCCCAACTTACCAGCAGAAGCGATCGCCCAAGGTTTAGAAACTCTTACCAATAAACGCCAGTTGATGTCTCCCATCGCCGCAAATCGGGAAATAGACAGGCTAATTCGTGATGGTATCCCCATTGAATATGAAAACGCCCAAGGTAGAAGCGAACACGGGAAAGTGCGCTTAATAGATTTTAATGACTTGAGTCACAACGGAAATAATGAATATTTAGCCGTTTCCCAACTTTGGATTAAAGGAGAAAGAAACTATCGCCGTCCTGATATCTTGCTATATATCAACGGTTTACCCCTGGTTTTCATCGAACTAAAAAACTCCAACGTCAAACTGCAAACAGCCTTTGACGACAACCTCAGCAACTACAAAAAAGATATTCCTCAACTCTTTCTCACCAACGCCTTCTGCATTCTCTCCAACGCCCTAGAAACCAAAATTGGCAGTTTTACCGCAGAGTGGGAACACTTTTTTAACTGGTTACGGGTGGAAGATGAAAAGGAAAAAATAGATCGTCAGCAGATTCAAGAATCTGGTACTAGCCTAGAACTAGCTATAGATGGGCTTTGTCACCCTTCTAAACTACTCGACTACATCGAAAACTTTATTCTCTATCACAAAGAAACTCAGAAAATCATCGCCCAAAACCACCAGTTCATCGGTGTGAATCGCGCTATTGATGCTTTTGACCACCGGGAAGTAAAACAGGGCAAATTAGGAGTTTTCTGGCACACACAAGGCTCTGGTAAAAGCTTTTCGATGATTTTTTATGCCCGAAAGATTTTCCGCAAGCTCACGGGCAATTTTACCTTTGTGATTATTACCGACCGCGATGATTTAGATGGGCAGATTTACCGCAATTTCTTAAACACCGAAACAGTCAAAGAGAAAGAAGCAGCTCGACCCAAAAACAGTAAACAACTCCGGGAGTTTCTTTCCCTCAACAAGCGAATAGTTTTTACCCTGATTCAAAAGTTCCGCTACGAGAAGGGGGAGGAGTATCCCATATTGAGCGATCGCAATGACATTATTGTAATTGTCGATGAAGCACACCGCACCCAGTATAAAACCTTAGCGGAAAATATGCGGGCAGGTTTACCCAATGCCAATTATCTCGCCTTCACAGGTACTCCCCTATTAGGTAAAAAGCGCAAGACTAACGAATGGTTTGGGGATTATGTCAGCGAGTATAATTTTTCTCAGTCAGTAGATGATGGCGCAACCGTCCCCCTGTTTTACCAGAAGCGAGTACCAGAGGTACTGATTCAAAACGAGGATTTAAGCGAGGAATTTTACCAAATCCTTGAAGATGAAAACCTTGATGACACCCAGCAAGCCAAGCTAGAAAGGAAATTTGCCCGCGAAACCGAAGTTATTAAACGTGATGATAGGTTAGAGACAATAGCAAAAGATATTGTTTACCACTTTCCTCGTCGTGGCTATCTTGGTAAAGGCTTGGTGGTTTCTCTTGATAAATTCACTGCGGTGAAAATGTACGACAAAGTACAGTACCACTGGAAAGCAGAAATTAAAAATCTGGTGGGACGAATTAAGAAATCTAGTAATGATATTGAGAAAATTCGCCTGAAAAAGATTCTCGACTTTATGCGAGAAACAGAAATGGCTGTGGTGATTAGTCTGGAAGGAAGCGACAGCGAAGTTGAAAAATTTGCGAAACAAGGACTTGATATCAAACCCCACCGCGAAAGAATGAATACCGTTGATGCACAGGGACATGATATCGAGTATCAATTTAAAGATGAGGAAAATTCCCTGCGGTTGGTGTTTGTCTGCGCCATGTGGCTGACGGGTTTCGATGCGCCCACTCTCTCGACGCTTTACCTTGACAAGCCCATGAAAGACCACACGCTGATGCAAACTATCGCCCGTGCGAACCGCATCACCTCATATCAGATTCACAACGTCACCAAAACCAACGGCGAAATTATTGATTATTACAACGTCTTCCGCAACATGAAGCAAGCCTTGGCAGATTACGCTTTGGGCGATGATGGAGACAAAGAAGACTCACCCATTCAAGAAAAGTCTAACCTGTTTGAGTTACTTGATGATGCGATCGCCCAAGGACTGAATTTTTGTCGGGAACTGGGGATTGATTTAGAAAGCATCCTCAAAATTCAGGAAACTTTCGAGAAATTAGGACAATTTAACCAGTTTGCTGACACTCTACTGCAAAAAGATGAATGGCGTAAAGGATTTTTTGTCTATCAAAATACTATTACCTCACTCTATGAAGCCTGTAAACCAGAGATAATCAAGAAACCACGTCCATTGGTTTTCATCTTCCAATATCTGCGAGGGGTGATTGATAGCATCATTGAACGCAAAGATATTGACCATGCAAGTTTAAAAATTGCGGAACTGCTAGATGAAAGCGTAGTTGCTGATAATCAAGGAATTACCACTAAAGAATATAGTGCAGAATACAACATTATCCAGACAGGTCAAGTCTGGGATTTAAGCAAAATTAACTTCGAGCAACTCAAAGCCGAATTTAGCTACAAACCCTATAAAAATATTGAAATTACCGATTTACGCAGTTTTATTGAAGACAAGCTGAACAAAATGATTCAGCAAAACACCACCCGCACCGACTTCGCCCAAAGGCTACAAGCCATCATTGACAAATACAACGCTGGTGGTTCATCAATTGATAACTACTACGAAGCTCTGGTTAATTTTACAGAAAACCTGAAAGCAGAAGCAGAAAGACATATTCGGGAAGGCTTAACAGAAGACGAATTGGAACTATTTGATTTACTCAAGAAAGACAAAATGACTGCGGAGGAAACTCAAAAAGTCAAATTAGCTGCACAGTCTCTCTTGCATCGACTCATAGCAGAACAACCAAAAGTCTTAGTGCAAGATTGGTATAAAGATATGCAGAGCCAGCGCAGAGTGCAATCCGTAGTTGAAGCAGTTTTAGATCAAAACCTGCCTGAAAGCTATGATAGAGCGTTATTTAAGTTTAAATGCGATACAGTATTTGATTTGATGTATGACCACGCTAGCAAAGGTTCAAAGTGGGCGGGATAA
- a CDS encoding DUF3368 domain-containing protein, which produces MIIVSDTSPITNLAAIGQLDLLRQLYGSVIIPEAVYNEMASVNKIVPGAVEVQTLSWIQTQTVMNSLQVTEIQENNESIHLGEAEAIILSLEMKADLLLMDERRGRIVATNYGINVTGLLGVLLQAKKQGLIPVIKPLIDQLITQADFRVSPQLYTVVLQASNEV; this is translated from the coding sequence GTGATTATAGTTAGCGATACATCACCAATCACAAACTTAGCCGCGATTGGTCAGTTAGATTTATTGCGACAGCTGTATGGTAGCGTTATCATCCCTGAAGCTGTATATAACGAGATGGCTAGTGTCAATAAGATTGTCCCTGGTGCAGTAGAGGTACAAACTTTATCTTGGATTCAGACACAGACAGTTATGAATTCTCTACAAGTCACAGAAATTCAAGAGAATAACGAAAGTATTCACTTGGGAGAAGCCGAAGCAATTATTTTGTCCTTAGAAATGAAAGCTGACCTGCTCTTAATGGATGAACGCAGAGGACGAATAGTAGCTACCAATTATGGAATTAATGTAACAGGTCTGTTGGGAGTCTTGCTACAAGCCAAAAAACAGGGGCTAATTCCAGTTATTAAACCATTGATTGATCAGTTAATTACCCAGGCAGACTTTAGAGTTAGTCCTCAGTTGTATACCGTCGTCTTGCAAGCATCTAACGAGGTTTAA
- a CDS encoding helix-turn-helix domain-containing protein, with amino-acid sequence MTNERNKETKMYIYVADVVSVTWNKDRAEVLKRLRGKKSRQKLVDEISAKGGECSHQNLKKLEYGESESVSIKVLEAVCLALGISLKDFLSTVEVTE; translated from the coding sequence ATGACCAATGAAAGGAATAAAGAAACTAAAATGTATATTTATGTTGCAGACGTTGTTTCTGTAACCTGGAATAAAGACAGAGCAGAAGTTTTAAAGCGTCTACGTGGTAAAAAGTCCCGGCAGAAATTGGTAGATGAAATTTCGGCTAAGGGTGGGGAATGCTCTCATCAAAACCTGAAAAAATTAGAGTATGGCGAATCTGAAAGCGTCTCCATAAAAGTCTTAGAGGCTGTTTGCTTGGCTTTGGGTATTTCTTTAAAGGATTTTCTTAGCACGGTGGAAGTGACTGAATAA
- a CDS encoding TnsD family Tn7-like transposition protein, producing the protein MPTSKRLTFHGQSLIAGYVIQINKNLLNDLVIFNNYMVSFFPQPYPDEILYSVIARYHIRSGNTSPKITLQDLFKSQTTVATVDLPSNLSNLIKNLQFISNYQVEELIYKHTLYPLYSPFLPANRSSQVLESMKGDYGGDIHTRAGIMASSITMPKYLRFCPTCWEEDLKNYGEPYWHRIHQIPGILVCPFHGEVLQDSLAPLHGFNKHEYYAASTDNCSITKEPSILSPDTLKKLLILAKDFWWLLNSEIPCQEPQWFRKQYTNLMIEQGFATPTGRIYQNKLLDNFLFFYGQEMLSAVDSMVNHNDSNNWVTSIVRKYRKSFHPLRHLLMMRFLKTSVEEFFQKDTEYKPFGEPPWLCLNAAAEHYLQPVITNLVITLCCDTKKPVGTFSCACGMVYCRTGPDETDEDKVRIGKVKAFGQIWEQKLKELVEVEKLGLRETARRLNVDARTIKRYVSRLKLTTYWQTRTENDSVGLQGVPEIDPNFATELKLKHRQNWMALQVQNPEASKTTLRKLVPATYIWLYRNDREWLNQNSPTLQVAVPSVVRVDWHERDQQILAQVQDAVRSLLKADIPEKISISRVGKTIGLLALLEKHLDQMPLTKAYLESVVETVEEFQMRRIKWAIKLLDECGEEIMRWKVVRVAALREDCSQRVSAFLESELEKAYKKER; encoded by the coding sequence TTGCCAACATCTAAACGGCTTACTTTTCATGGGCAATCATTAATTGCTGGTTATGTAATTCAAATTAATAAAAATCTGCTAAATGATTTGGTCATTTTTAACAACTATATGGTGAGTTTTTTCCCTCAACCTTATCCAGATGAAATTTTATATAGTGTTATTGCTCGTTATCACATTAGAAGTGGCAATACGAGTCCAAAAATTACATTACAAGATTTATTTAAGTCACAGACTACTGTGGCGACAGTAGATTTACCATCGAACCTTAGTAATTTAATTAAAAACCTACAATTTATCTCAAATTACCAAGTTGAAGAGTTGATATATAAACATACTCTCTACCCTTTATATAGCCCTTTTTTGCCAGCAAACAGGTCTAGTCAGGTACTGGAATCTATGAAAGGAGATTATGGGGGAGATATTCATACAAGAGCCGGAATTATGGCAAGCTCAATTACTATGCCGAAATATTTGCGGTTTTGTCCAACTTGCTGGGAAGAAGACTTAAAAAATTATGGCGAACCTTACTGGCATCGCATCCATCAAATACCAGGGATTTTAGTTTGTCCATTTCATGGTGAAGTTTTGCAAGATAGCCTAGCTCCTTTACATGGTTTTAATAAGCATGAATATTATGCAGCTAGTACAGACAACTGTTCTATTACTAAAGAACCCAGTATTCTTAGCCCTGACACACTGAAAAAATTACTAATATTAGCCAAAGATTTTTGGTGGTTACTCAATAGTGAAATACCTTGCCAAGAGCCACAGTGGTTTCGCAAACAGTACACAAATCTGATGATTGAGCAGGGTTTTGCAACTCCAACTGGTCGAATTTACCAGAACAAACTACTAGATAATTTTTTGTTCTTTTATGGTCAAGAAATGCTCAGTGCTGTTGATTCAATGGTAAATCATAATGATTCAAACAACTGGGTTACTAGCATCGTCAGGAAATATAGGAAATCTTTCCATCCTCTTAGACATCTGCTAATGATGCGTTTTTTGAAAACATCAGTAGAGGAATTTTTTCAAAAAGATACTGAATACAAGCCTTTTGGCGAACCCCCCTGGTTGTGTCTCAATGCTGCCGCAGAACATTATCTACAACCAGTGATTACCAATTTAGTCATTACTTTATGCTGCGATACAAAAAAGCCTGTCGGTACTTTTTCTTGTGCTTGCGGAATGGTTTATTGCCGGACTGGGCCTGATGAAACGGATGAAGACAAAGTTCGCATTGGTAAAGTCAAGGCATTCGGTCAAATATGGGAGCAAAAGCTGAAAGAATTGGTGGAAGTTGAAAAGTTGGGTTTGCGGGAGACAGCCAGAAGATTAAATGTTGATGCCAGAACTATCAAACGTTATGTATCTCGTCTAAAATTGACAACTTATTGGCAGACTAGAACAGAAAATGACTCTGTAGGCTTACAGGGAGTCCCAGAAATAGATCCCAATTTTGCAACTGAACTCAAATTAAAACACAGGCAAAATTGGATGGCTTTACAAGTACAGAACCCTGAAGCTTCAAAGACAACTCTGAGAAAACTAGTACCAGCCACCTATATTTGGCTATACAGGAATGACAGAGAATGGCTCAATCAAAACTCACCCACTTTACAAGTTGCCGTTCCTTCCGTTGTGAGAGTTGATTGGCATGAGCGAGATCAGCAAATTCTCGCTCAGGTTCAAGATGCAGTGCGATCGCTACTTAAGGCTGATATACCAGAGAAAATTTCTATTAGTAGGGTAGGGAAAACTATCGGCTTACTTGCATTACTCGAAAAACATCTCGACCAGATGCCTTTAACAAAGGCTTATTTGGAATCAGTCGTTGAAACTGTAGAAGAATTTCAGATGCGCCGGATCAAGTGGGCAATCAAGCTGCTTGATGAATGTGGAGAAGAAATTATGCGCTGGAAGGTAGTCAGAGTTGCTGCTTTGCGAGAGGATTGCTCCCAAAGAGTCAGTGCATTTCTGGAAAGTGAACTGGAGAAAGCATACAAGAAAGAGAGGTGA
- a CDS encoding UPF0175 family protein, which produces MSVTIPDDILRASNMTEDELKLEIAILLYQQGKISSGKVRAWTGITVLEFQHELAKRGLHINYDVEDFQSDIKTLQSMGLL; this is translated from the coding sequence ATGAGCGTCACAATTCCCGATGATATCCTCAGAGCATCAAACATGACAGAGGATGAACTGAAATTAGAAATTGCTATCTTGCTTTACCAGCAAGGTAAAATTAGCAGTGGCAAAGTCCGAGCATGGACAGGAATCACAGTCCTGGAATTTCAGCATGAATTAGCCAAACGAGGTTTACACATTAACTATGATGTTGAAGATTTCCAATCTGATATAAAGACACTGCAATCAATGGGTTTGCTGTGA
- a CDS encoding type I restriction-modification system subunit M has product MTPEELKQLEANLWQSADTLRANSDLKSSEYSTPVMGLIFLKFADNKYRQYAAEIQQEYEALKGTRREKAIAEIAIEKCGFYLPDHARYNYLLNLPEEEDIAKAIKAAMVSIESYKPELKDTLPQDEYFRLTRTDKGIPKQLLKNFSNIPENATGDMFGQIYEYFLGNFALSEGQGGGEFFTPRSVVRLMVEIIEPHQGTVFDPACGSGGMFVQSAQFIEEQRKKLNQSAADDLFVYGQEKTLETVKLAKMNIAVNGLRGDVRQTNTYYEDPFGSFGKFDYVLANPPFNVDDVNLSRVEIDARFNTYGIPRNKTKGKKQEQGNETVPNANYLWINLFATSLKPKGRAALVMANSASDARHSEADIRQKLIEENLIYGMLTLPSNMFYTVTLPATLWFFDRGKTDDKILFIDARNIFTQVDRSHREFSTEQISNIAIISHLRRGRSHRFIELINNYFQQGMVKLRENQAQVQQVSQQLITVLNDGMDDIKAREAAVDFLNLWDDLPDLEIQYQGYLDKYNFPEINIEIQNQAQQELSAAFKPFFDDIHLGLKQLDKTIRAHETALAEKAKEEGKRGQIDKQVKTLKATLETLHTDVKSAESFFIHIRWLQERFPKAEYEDVTGLCKLATPADVKEQDYSLNPGRYVGVVIEEDGKTEEEFIEEILGWNTELEKLNQEAIKLGDVIRHNIQQLVGE; this is encoded by the coding sequence TTGACCCCAGAAGAACTAAAACAACTTGAAGCGAACCTTTGGCAAAGTGCTGATACCCTACGGGCAAACTCAGACCTGAAATCTAGTGAGTATTCTACGCCCGTGATGGGGTTAATATTTCTCAAGTTTGCTGATAACAAATATCGCCAGTATGCGGCAGAGATTCAGCAAGAATATGAAGCACTCAAAGGAACTCGCAGAGAAAAGGCGATCGCCGAAATTGCCATTGAGAAGTGTGGGTTTTATCTGCCAGACCATGCTCGTTATAACTATTTGCTCAACCTACCAGAAGAGGAAGATATCGCCAAGGCTATCAAAGCGGCGATGGTGTCCATTGAATCATATAAGCCAGAACTTAAGGACACCTTACCCCAAGATGAGTATTTTCGGCTGACGCGCACAGACAAAGGTATTCCGAAGCAACTGTTAAAAAACTTCTCGAATATTCCTGAAAATGCTACTGGGGATATGTTCGGGCAGATTTATGAGTATTTTCTGGGTAATTTTGCTCTCTCAGAAGGGCAGGGTGGAGGTGAGTTTTTCACACCGCGTTCTGTGGTGCGGTTGATGGTAGAAATCATTGAACCTCATCAGGGGACTGTGTTTGACCCCGCTTGTGGTTCTGGGGGAATGTTTGTCCAGTCTGCTCAATTTATTGAAGAACAGCGCAAAAAGTTAAATCAGTCTGCTGCTGACGATCTGTTTGTCTATGGGCAAGAGAAGACCCTGGAGACGGTGAAGTTGGCAAAAATGAACATTGCAGTCAATGGGTTACGGGGCGATGTGCGTCAGACAAATACGTACTATGAAGACCCGTTTGGCAGTTTTGGCAAGTTTGATTATGTCCTAGCTAATCCGCCATTTAATGTGGATGATGTTAATCTTAGCCGAGTGGAAATCGATGCTAGATTTAACACCTACGGTATCCCGCGCAATAAGACTAAGGGGAAGAAGCAGGAACAGGGTAATGAGACTGTACCTAATGCCAATTATCTTTGGATTAATTTATTTGCTACATCGCTAAAACCCAAGGGTAGGGCGGCGTTAGTAATGGCTAATTCGGCATCAGATGCGCGTCACTCTGAAGCAGATATTCGCCAAAAGCTAATTGAAGAAAATTTGATTTATGGGATGCTGACGCTGCCATCAAATATGTTTTATACGGTGACGCTACCTGCAACTCTGTGGTTTTTTGATCGGGGCAAGACGGATGATAAAATTCTGTTTATTGATGCGCGAAATATTTTTACTCAGGTTGACCGCTCACATCGGGAGTTTTCCACAGAACAAATTAGTAATATTGCTATTATCAGCCATTTGCGCCGGGGTAGGAGCCATCGGTTTATTGAACTGATTAATAATTATTTTCAGCAAGGGATGGTGAAGCTAAGAGAGAATCAAGCACAGGTGCAGCAAGTTTCCCAGCAGTTAATCACTGTGTTGAATGATGGAATGGATGATATTAAAGCTAGGGAAGCGGCTGTTGATTTTCTCAATTTGTGGGATGATTTGCCAGATTTAGAAATTCAGTATCAAGGTTATTTAGATAAATATAATTTTCCAGAAATAAATATAGAAATACAAAATCAAGCACAGCAAGAACTCAGTGCGGCATTTAAACCATTTTTTGATGACATCCATCTGGGATTGAAGCAGCTTGATAAAACTATCCGCGCCCATGAAACGGCTTTGGCAGAAAAAGCAAAGGAAGAGGGGAAACGGGGACAGATTGACAAGCAAGTTAAGACTCTCAAAGCCACGCTGGAAACGCTGCATACAGATGTAAAATCGGCAGAATCATTTTTTATCCACATTCGCTGGTTACAGGAACGTTTCCCGAAGGCAGAATATGAGGATGTGACGGGGTTGTGTAAGTTGGCGACTCCCGCAGATGTGAAGGAACAGGATTATTCCCTAAATCCTGGGCGGTATGTGGGGGTAGTGATTGAGGAAGATGGGAAGACGGAGGAGGAGTTTATTGAGGAGATTTTAGGGTGGAATACAGAGTTAGAAAAGCTGAATCAGGAAGCAATAAAACTAGGAGACGTAATACGTCACAATATTCAGCAGTTAGTAGGGGAATAA
- a CDS encoding AAA family ATPase: MARGEILRKLFKSFSRNEREEFLAAAQELIEEERNKNHILLARDLEKLLQNGNGYTKPLASNLAPWHQFPEPPKDKDTGLALLDVKRFDLTWDNIVLSEKIFDILQEIVLENRKQDILAAYNLKPKNKLLFCGPPGCGKTQTAKVLSSVLSLPLVYVNLTAVFSSYLGETATNLQKIFTYIEKGEWLVLFDEFDAIARDRDNLNEHGEVKRLVNSLLQLIDNATNQSIFVAATNHEKLLDSAVWRRFDEVIFFDNPTLELRTALLSRYLSGIRYTAINLSTFAERLENATGADIERICSDAIKAVILRGERTLRADDLEVAIGRFLERQSIISNSKLSSKSNPNGKSV, translated from the coding sequence ATGGCTCGCGGTGAAATTCTCAGAAAACTCTTTAAAAGCTTCTCTCGCAACGAGAGAGAAGAGTTTTTGGCTGCGGCTCAAGAACTGATTGAAGAAGAAAGAAATAAAAATCACATCCTGCTGGCTAGAGATTTGGAAAAACTGCTTCAAAATGGCAATGGCTACACTAAACCCCTAGCATCTAACCTAGCTCCCTGGCATCAGTTTCCTGAACCACCTAAAGATAAAGACACTGGACTAGCTTTACTGGATGTCAAGCGATTTGACCTGACATGGGATAATATCGTCCTCAGTGAAAAAATTTTTGATATCCTGCAAGAAATTGTTCTGGAAAACCGTAAGCAAGACATCCTTGCAGCTTATAACCTCAAACCCAAAAACAAACTACTCTTTTGTGGGCCACCAGGTTGTGGCAAAACCCAAACCGCAAAAGTTCTTTCTAGTGTCTTGAGTTTACCCCTTGTTTATGTCAACCTGACAGCAGTATTTTCTTCTTACTTAGGTGAAACAGCAACCAATCTTCAGAAAATTTTTACATACATAGAAAAAGGCGAATGGCTGGTTTTATTCGATGAGTTTGATGCGATCGCTCGTGATCGAGATAACTTAAATGAACATGGTGAAGTCAAACGTCTAGTCAATAGCTTGTTACAACTCATTGATAATGCAACTAATCAAAGTATATTTGTTGCTGCTACTAATCACGAAAAACTATTAGACAGTGCAGTTTGGCGACGATTTGATGAGGTGATTTTCTTTGACAACCCAACACTAGAATTACGCACGGCTCTTTTAAGCCGTTATCTGTCTGGTATCCGTTATACTGCTATTAATCTATCTACTTTTGCAGAACGGCTAGAAAATGCTACTGGAGCAGATATAGAACGTATTTGTTCTGATGCAATTAAAGCCGTAATTCTACGTGGGGAGCGTACCTTGAGAGCTGATGATTTAGAAGTTGCGATAGGACGTTTTTTAGAAAGGCAAAGTATAATATCAAACTCAAAATTATCATCTAAGTCAAATCCTAATGGTAAGTCAGTTTGA
- a CDS encoding restriction endonuclease subunit S, with translation MNCIELSLADTCEFINGGAWSDKEYVEAGIPVVKVTNMVDGTIETNNLSYLPLSSSDKYKKHLLFVNDLVVTTVGSHPTQPGSVVGRTSVVPQHFDGAFLNQNAVCIRVKCKNLISPKFLIYISKTILFKHHIESRARGSANQVRMALGELKKFTFKFPPLPVQKKIAAILSAYDDLIENNNRRIAILEKMAEEIYREWFVRLRFPGHEQVKFNKGIPESWERKRFDEFCLLQRGYDLPDTQVIPGQYPVIASTSIKTYHNQFKVNPPVITTGRSGSLGIILFINSQAWPLNTTLFVKNFYGNSPYLIYYTLKFLKLENFNSGAGVPTLNRNHLGGLYMSVPPKSLQNNFNDKIAILFKQKELLSKSKNALIEIRDRLLTRLISGKLSVEDLDIQFPPSMTEELK, from the coding sequence ATGAATTGTATAGAATTGAGTCTTGCTGATACTTGTGAATTTATAAATGGAGGTGCATGGTCTGATAAAGAGTATGTAGAAGCCGGAATTCCTGTTGTAAAAGTCACTAACATGGTTGATGGCACAATTGAAACTAATAATCTTAGCTATCTACCATTATCAAGTTCTGATAAATACAAAAAACATTTATTATTTGTTAACGATTTAGTAGTTACCACTGTTGGCTCTCATCCAACACAACCGGGGTCAGTAGTTGGTAGAACGTCAGTTGTACCACAACATTTTGATGGAGCTTTTCTAAATCAAAATGCGGTATGTATTAGAGTCAAATGTAAAAATTTAATATCTCCAAAATTTCTGATATATATATCTAAAACTATATTATTCAAGCATCATATTGAATCACGAGCTAGAGGTAGTGCAAACCAGGTAAGGATGGCACTTGGAGAGTTGAAAAAATTTACATTCAAATTTCCCCCTCTTCCGGTTCAGAAAAAGATTGCGGCGATACTTTCTGCTTATGATGACCTGATTGAAAACAATAATCGCCGTATTGCCATATTAGAAAAAATGGCTGAGGAAATCTACCGCGAGTGGTTTGTGCGTCTGCGCTTTCCGGGTCATGAACAGGTTAAGTTTAATAAAGGCATCCCGGAGAGTTGGGAGAGAAAAAGGTTCGATGAATTTTGTCTACTCCAGCGTGGGTATGATCTACCAGATACTCAAGTAATTCCTGGTCAATATCCTGTTATCGCGTCAACTTCAATTAAAACTTACCATAATCAATTTAAAGTTAACCCTCCAGTAATTACAACTGGTCGTTCAGGCTCTTTAGGCATAATTTTATTCATCAATAGTCAAGCATGGCCTTTAAACACGACATTATTTGTAAAAAACTTTTATGGTAATTCACCCTATTTGATTTACTACACACTAAAATTCTTAAAACTTGAGAATTTTAATTCTGGTGCTGGTGTACCCACACTAAACAGAAATCATTTAGGTGGACTATATATGTCCGTTCCTCCTAAAAGCCTGCAAAATAATTTCAATGACAAAATTGCAATTCTCTTTAAGCAAAAAGAGCTTTTATCAAAGTCAAAGAATGCACTTATTGAAATACGCGATCGCCTACTAACTCGTCTTATCTCAGGTAAGCTTTCCGTCGAAGACTTAGACATCCAATTCCCGCCCAGCATGACAGAAGAATTAAAATAA